GGCACCGGTGGGATACAGCCGCCTCATGCATCCGGGCGGCGAGGTGGCGGCCGCGGGCGCCGCCGGCCGAGCGGGCACGGCCTACATCCTCTCCACCATCTCGGGGCACCGGCTCGAAGACGTGAAGGCCGCCTCCCCCGGCCCCGTGCTCTACCAGCTCTACCTCCTCGGTGGCCGGGCGGCCGGCGAGGCGTCCATCGAGCGAGCCCGCGCCGCAGGGTTCGCCGGCCTCGTCGTCACCATCGATACACCCGTCGCCGGCATTCGTGAGCGCGACCTTCGCAACGGGATGAAGGAGCTGGTGGGTTCGGGCCTGCTGGAGAAGGTCCCGTACCTCCCCGAGATCCTGTCCCATCCGGGTTGGCTCCTGGGCTTCCTGCGCGACGGCGGGATCCGGCCGCTCCCCAACGTCGTGATCCCGGGCCAGGGTCCGATGCCGCTCCTCGACGTCGCGGCCGCTCTCGCCAGCTCGACTGTGACCTGGGCCGACCTGGGCTGGATCCGCGCCGCCTGGCGCGGGCCGCTCGTCGTGAAGGGCGTCCTCACCGCCGACGACGCGCGTCGCGCCGCCGACGAGGGCGCGGCCGCCATCTCCGTCTCCAACCACGGCGGACGCCAACTGGACGGCGTGCCCGCCTCGATACGCGCCTTGCCCGAGGTGGTGGCGGCGGTCGACGGCCGGGTCGAGGTCTGGATGGACGGAGGCATCCGCCGGGGCGCCGACATCGTCAAGGCGCTGTGCCTCGGTGCTCGGGCCGTCCTCTGCGGCCGCGCCTATGCGTATGGCCTGGCCGCCGCCGGGGGGGCGGGGGTCGACCGCGCCATCGAGATCCTGCGCGCCGACCTGGACCGCACGCTGAGGCTGCTCGGGTGCCCGTCCGTGGCCGCCCTGGACCGCTCCTACGTGAACGTGCCGAAGAGCTGGGAATGGTCTTGAACCTGATGGGTCGCCACTACCAGTTCTTCAGCCTCATGTTCCGATACTCGACCTTCATCGGCGGGCCGACGTGAACCTGGACGCCGATCAACCCGTCGATCGGGCGGTGGCTCGCGTCGTCGTCGATGACCACGCTCATCACGCGACCGTTGACGATGTGCCTGAGCGTATGGCCACGTGCCATCAGATGAACCGAGTTCCAGCCATCCGTCACCACCGCCGCCAGCTCTCTCTCGTCTCCAAGGGTTGAGACCAGGACGGGCGGCCGGCCTCCGACGACCCTCGTGAGCTGTCCTCGCACGGCGAGAAAGAGCCGGCCCTTTTCCTCGTAGTTGTTCCCGACGTACCGATTGCGGCCGTCGATGTCGCACTGATACCCGCGCATCGCGAACTTGTTGTCCGGCGTCACCGGGTCGGGCACGACCACACTGCGGTAGTTGATGCCGCTGTTGCCTTCGGGCGTGATGCGATAGTCCAGCTTCAGCTCGAAGTCCTTGGGCCGGCCGCCACGCCAGATGATGAAGGTGTTGCTCTTGACCACGGTGGCGGGCGTGATCTCGCCCACGAGCGAGCCATCCTCGACGCGCCAATACTTCTGGTCTCCCTCCCAGCTCGCGAGCGTCTTGCCGTCGAAGATCGCCTGGAACCCGGGCTCGTCGCCGGTGATGGTCTCTGGACGGTCGCTCTGCCGGGGGATGTAGGGCGATGCCGGCGGCGGGGAGCCCTG
This window of the Candidatus Methylomirabilota bacterium genome carries:
- a CDS encoding alpha-hydroxy acid oxidase, encoding MTRASRKVASPRVVSVEDLRPLARRRVPRAVFDYLDGGAEGEVTLRENCRAFEDLTFRPRHAVAHAECNLRTRALGFDLSVPFMLAPVGYSRLMHPGGEVAAAGAAGRAGTAYILSTISGHRLEDVKAASPGPVLYQLYLLGGRAAGEASIERARAAGFAGLVVTIDTPVAGIRERDLRNGMKELVGSGLLEKVPYLPEILSHPGWLLGFLRDGGIRPLPNVVIPGQGPMPLLDVAAALASSTVTWADLGWIRAAWRGPLVVKGVLTADDARRAADEGAAAISVSNHGGRQLDGVPASIRALPEVVAAVDGRVEVWMDGGIRRGADIVKALCLGARAVLCGRAYAYGLAAAGGAGVDRAIEILRADLDRTLRLLGCPSVAALDRSYVNVPKSWEWS
- a CDS encoding DUF1080 domain-containing protein is translated as MRRSRRIVALLGGLALLGASTQGSPPPASPYIPRQSDRPETITGDEPGFQAIFDGKTLASWEGDQKYWRVEDGSLVGEITPATVVKSNTFIIWRGGRPKDFELKLDYRITPEGNSGINYRSVVVPDPVTPDNKFAMRGYQCDIDGRNRYVGNNYEEKGRLFLAVRGQLTRVVGGRPPVLVSTLGDERELAAVVTDGWNSVHLMARGHTLRHIVNGRVMSVVIDDDASHRPIDGLIGVQVHVGPPMKVEYRNMRLKNW